The Nitrospira sp. KM1 genome includes a window with the following:
- a CDS encoding 2'-deoxycytidine 5'-triphosphate deaminase, with amino-acid sequence MIKTPAQGILPYQQITKLITAGAVSAAVPIEDRQIQPASFDLRLGKKAYRLISSFLPELSPISSRLDVMDFYQSDLVMYEVDLSRGAILEKGHVYLVPLLESLALPRNIRARANPKSTTGRLDVFTRIVTDLNAGFDEIRSGYSGPLFLEIVPRSFAIKVKTGQSLNQIRFVRGQAGSTDATVQALHRQEPLLYHNQPQRKPLSAKELRTDRGLFLRIDLRGEDRHGATVIGYRAKKNSHVIDLSKIGYYAAQDFWEPLYRHRQDSLLLEPEEFYILASKERISVPPDYAAEMVAYEAACGELRTHYAGFFDPGFGYGLDGEIAGTQVVLEVRPHDVPFLIHDGQTFFKVMYDRMIDVPQRLYGVGLGSSYQRQGLTLSKHFKV; translated from the coding sequence GTGATCAAGACGCCGGCGCAAGGCATCCTGCCCTATCAGCAGATTACGAAACTGATCACCGCCGGAGCGGTGTCCGCAGCCGTTCCGATTGAAGACCGGCAGATCCAGCCCGCGAGCTTCGATCTCCGGCTGGGGAAGAAAGCCTACCGCCTGATCAGCAGTTTCCTCCCTGAGTTGTCTCCCATTTCCAGCCGTCTCGACGTCATGGATTTTTACCAATCGGACCTCGTGATGTACGAGGTGGATCTCTCGCGCGGCGCCATCCTGGAAAAGGGACATGTCTACTTGGTTCCACTGCTGGAATCTCTCGCGTTGCCGAGAAACATCCGAGCACGAGCCAATCCCAAGAGCACGACTGGGCGACTCGACGTCTTCACCCGCATCGTCACCGATTTGAATGCGGGGTTCGACGAAATTCGTTCCGGCTATTCCGGTCCGTTATTTTTGGAAATCGTTCCCCGTTCGTTTGCCATCAAGGTCAAGACGGGACAATCCTTGAACCAAATCCGGTTCGTACGGGGACAGGCCGGTTCGACCGATGCAACAGTCCAGGCTCTGCACCGTCAGGAACCTCTCCTGTATCATAATCAGCCTCAGCGCAAGCCTCTAAGCGCGAAGGAGTTGCGAACGGATCGGGGGCTCTTCTTGCGCATTGACCTCAGGGGAGAGGATCGACACGGGGCAACGGTGATCGGCTACCGGGCCAAGAAAAACAGCCACGTCATCGATCTTTCAAAGATCGGCTATTATGCCGCCCAGGATTTCTGGGAGCCGCTGTATCGTCATCGACAGGATAGTCTGCTCCTTGAACCGGAGGAATTTTATATCCTAGCCTCGAAGGAACGGATCAGCGTCCCCCCGGACTATGCGGCCGAAATGGTCGCCTATGAGGCGGCCTGCGGAGAACTCCGCACGCATTATGCCGGATTTTTCGATCCTGGATTCGGCTATGGTCTGGACGGCGAAATCGCCGGCACGCAAGTGGTTCTCGAGGTGAGGCCTCACGACGTGCCTTTCCTCATTCATGACGGGCAAACCTTTTTCAAAGTCATGTATGATCGAATGATCGACGTTCCCCAACGACTCTATGGTGTCGGCCTCGGCTCCTCGTACCAACGGCAAGGCCTCACCCTGAGCAAGCACTTTAAGGTCTGA
- a CDS encoding KamA family radical SAM protein produces the protein MEAWRRILAESIVKPKDLADRFGLDEKEVEAVVGPYPMRITPAVLGTIKAKGDAIWKQVVPEIEELADIDAEDDPLEEDLMSPVPHLVHRYPDRVLLMVTNQCPIYCRFCTRKRLVGKPGFLKKGELDRAIAYLRAHSEVRDVILSGGDPLLLPDHLLERILKALRSIPHLELIRLGSRVPGTLPERVTPKLCEIVKKYHPIYMNLHFNHPDELTPAVKTACGMLADAGVPLGAQTVLLKGVNDDPDTMKHLVHQLLLARVKPYYLYQADLTKGTNHFRTSVETGLHIIKALQGHTSGMAVPHFVIDAPGGGGKIPLLPGDYLVHLDEDGAVLRNYENKTFHYPQPKSGHLRELPMVGARSARAEPEEAFASCGDSYPDRDGFAAWGNSCGGDLDDQ, from the coding sequence ATGGAGGCATGGAGACGCATCCTTGCAGAGAGCATCGTAAAGCCCAAAGACCTCGCCGATCGGTTCGGGTTGGATGAGAAGGAGGTCGAAGCCGTCGTCGGCCCGTATCCCATGCGGATTACTCCTGCTGTGCTCGGGACGATCAAGGCGAAGGGAGATGCCATCTGGAAACAAGTCGTACCGGAAATAGAGGAACTGGCGGACATCGACGCGGAGGACGATCCGCTCGAGGAAGACCTCATGAGTCCCGTTCCTCATCTGGTTCATCGTTATCCGGATCGCGTCCTGCTCATGGTCACCAACCAGTGCCCGATTTATTGTCGCTTCTGCACCCGCAAACGGCTGGTCGGGAAACCGGGCTTCCTTAAGAAAGGGGAGCTCGACAGGGCCATCGCCTATCTGCGGGCGCATTCTGAAGTACGGGACGTCATCTTGTCCGGAGGCGATCCGTTGCTGTTGCCGGATCACTTGCTGGAGCGTATCCTGAAGGCGCTTCGATCGATCCCGCATCTCGAGTTGATCCGTCTGGGCTCACGCGTGCCGGGAACGTTGCCGGAACGCGTTACGCCCAAGCTGTGCGAGATCGTAAAGAAATATCACCCGATCTATATGAACCTCCATTTCAACCATCCTGACGAATTGACGCCCGCGGTGAAGACCGCCTGCGGGATGCTGGCCGACGCCGGGGTGCCGCTCGGTGCGCAAACAGTATTGCTCAAGGGCGTCAACGATGACCCTGACACGATGAAACATCTGGTTCATCAACTGCTTCTCGCCCGCGTCAAACCCTATTATCTCTATCAAGCCGATTTGACCAAGGGGACGAACCATTTCAGGACGTCCGTCGAAACCGGACTGCATATCATCAAGGCTCTGCAAGGGCACACGAGCGGCATGGCCGTGCCGCACTTTGTGATCGACGCCCCGGGCGGCGGCGGAAAAATCCCGCTCCTCCCCGGCGATTACCTGGTGCACTTGGACGAGGACGGCGCCGTGCTGCGCAACTACGAAAACAAGACGTTTCACTACCCACAGCCGAAGTCAGGACATCTCCGCGAATTGCCGATGGTCGGAGCCCGGTCGGCACGCGCAGAACCTGAGGAAGCATTTGCCTCCTGCGGCGACAGCTATCCTGACAGAGACGGCTTTGCCGCATGGGGCAACAGCTGCGGCGGAGATCTGGACGATCAGTGA
- a CDS encoding glutathione S-transferase N-terminal domain-containing protein, giving the protein MPMTLYHVSWCPECDVVRQKLADLNMDYEGVIVPDIRPLRKQVHDVSGQYYVPVLKDGDVVLTETDEILAHLDRKHHSGGASTR; this is encoded by the coding sequence ATGCCGATGACCCTCTACCATGTCTCCTGGTGTCCCGAGTGCGACGTCGTGCGCCAGAAATTGGCCGACCTCAACATGGACTATGAGGGCGTCATCGTTCCGGACATTCGCCCCTTGCGCAAACAGGTTCACGACGTGTCCGGACAATACTACGTTCCGGTGTTGAAAGACGGAGACGTGGTCCTGACGGAGACGGACGAGATTCTCGCCCACCTCGACCGCAAACATCATTCAGGCGGGGCCTCGACCCGCTAA
- a CDS encoding TIGR04282 family arsenosugar biosynthesis glycosyltransferase, with the protein MAQSAKRVGHHEAVLVVFAKAPVPGQVKTRLCPPLTHDEAATLHGSFVLDTLERTKLAREQLRLPFDRYLACAPSSSLPFFKIMEERHGVPLIEQSGDTLGARMHRGFSEMFDRGYRNVMIVGTDVPSLPLEHYAHALRLLTDHDLVLGPAVDGGYYLIGLTAPSPWLFEDIPWSTDRVLSLTRERAHQRGISTALLAPWRDVDTIDDLRALIESCALDNARPKSQRIFSSRTAGALELLAKRLRSRA; encoded by the coding sequence ATGGCACAGTCCGCTAAACGGGTGGGCCATCACGAGGCGGTCTTGGTCGTATTCGCCAAGGCACCGGTTCCCGGTCAAGTCAAGACACGCCTCTGTCCTCCGCTGACCCACGACGAAGCCGCGACGCTCCACGGAAGTTTCGTACTGGACACGCTGGAACGGACGAAACTCGCCAGAGAACAATTACGGCTTCCGTTTGACCGCTATTTGGCCTGCGCGCCCTCGTCGTCCCTCCCGTTCTTCAAGATCATGGAAGAACGGCACGGCGTGCCGCTCATCGAGCAATCGGGCGACACGTTAGGGGCAAGGATGCATCGTGGCTTCTCGGAGATGTTCGATCGCGGATATCGGAACGTGATGATCGTCGGCACCGACGTCCCGTCATTGCCGCTCGAGCATTATGCTCACGCCCTTCGCCTCCTCACCGACCACGACCTCGTGCTGGGACCCGCTGTGGATGGGGGTTACTATCTCATCGGCCTCACCGCACCCTCGCCATGGCTCTTCGAAGACATCCCCTGGTCCACGGATCGCGTACTCTCGCTGACCCGCGAACGTGCGCATCAGCGGGGAATCAGTACTGCGTTGCTCGCGCCGTGGCGGGATGTCGACACGATTGATGACCTCCGGGCACTGATCGAGAGCTGCGCGTTGGACAACGCGAGGCCGAAATCGCAACGTATATTTTCATCCCGCACAGCCGGCGCCCTCGAACTACTCGCCAAACGTCTGCGGTCGAGGGCATAA
- a CDS encoding phosphatidylglycerol lysyltransferase domain-containing protein: MAVPATGTTSSTKHPSSELPQIVPSSTCTRCEVCCRFPDPDSPLRPYFMNHEIDAAVARGLDGRVFRALDGCQVHLVPDQEADGFLCPAFDAATSYCKIYESRPLDCQLYPLALMWNATRTEVVLGWDTKCPFLDEQVPEHIRSHAERTLERLRQPELVDMLAAHPRMIGRFQADVRILTALPHVTSAVMTRMGGQAIHPLTIEDVPRMAEALIRSGLIESQSLAAYSVPYHYMCNTLLPYWWAEVGGAFYLFAHSPDGWFMPLPPLVSGEIREPLAQAFDLMERLNGASVVSRVENIGAAAAMSLQPGGYRLVQKDPDYLYRAAELASLGGAGFKSQRTLCNRIERLGGVTVEPYEAADRNGCRALYEQWQEQKQKGLLDTFGRLLLEDARSAHEIIWAHAPALAVSGTVLRINGTIRAYTFGYWLTKKTWCVLLEVSDRTMAGLAQYLFRDTCRTALSHGAEFINTMDDAGLAGLRSSKQAYRPITGIQNFACYKAAAP, encoded by the coding sequence ATGGCCGTCCCCGCCACCGGCACCACATCTTCGACGAAGCACCCATCGTCCGAGCTTCCCCAGATCGTCCCTAGTTCGACGTGCACACGTTGCGAGGTATGCTGTCGGTTTCCCGATCCCGACAGTCCTTTACGACCATATTTCATGAACCATGAAATAGATGCAGCCGTCGCGCGGGGCCTCGATGGTCGTGTTTTCCGGGCGCTCGACGGATGCCAGGTACATCTGGTGCCCGACCAGGAGGCAGATGGATTCTTGTGCCCTGCCTTCGATGCGGCCACGTCATATTGCAAGATCTACGAATCAAGACCGCTCGACTGTCAGCTGTACCCGCTGGCGCTCATGTGGAATGCGACCCGCACGGAGGTCGTTCTTGGGTGGGATACAAAATGTCCGTTTTTAGATGAACAGGTGCCCGAGCACATCCGCAGCCACGCGGAACGCACTCTGGAACGATTGCGGCAACCGGAGTTGGTAGATATGCTTGCCGCGCACCCGCGGATGATCGGACGGTTCCAAGCGGATGTTCGGATATTGACCGCTCTTCCTCACGTCACGTCGGCGGTCATGACCCGGATGGGCGGGCAGGCGATCCATCCGCTGACGATAGAGGATGTTCCTCGCATGGCGGAGGCGTTGATTCGATCAGGCCTCATCGAATCTCAATCATTGGCGGCCTACTCGGTTCCATACCATTATATGTGCAACACCCTGCTTCCATATTGGTGGGCGGAGGTGGGAGGAGCGTTTTACCTGTTCGCCCATTCACCTGATGGCTGGTTCATGCCGCTTCCTCCATTGGTCTCCGGGGAGATTCGAGAACCGCTTGCGCAGGCATTCGATCTCATGGAGCGATTGAACGGGGCATCTGTTGTCAGCCGCGTCGAAAATATCGGTGCGGCGGCGGCAATGTCCCTGCAGCCGGGCGGGTATCGCCTCGTACAGAAAGACCCAGATTATCTGTATCGTGCTGCGGAGCTCGCTTCGCTTGGCGGAGCGGGATTCAAATCGCAACGTACGCTCTGTAACCGGATCGAAAGATTGGGCGGGGTAACCGTTGAGCCGTACGAGGCAGCGGACCGAAACGGTTGCCGTGCGCTGTATGAACAATGGCAGGAGCAGAAGCAAAAGGGACTGCTTGATACCTTCGGACGCTTGCTGCTGGAGGATGCGCGTTCGGCTCACGAGATCATCTGGGCGCATGCCCCTGCGTTGGCGGTTTCAGGAACGGTCCTGCGCATCAATGGGACGATCCGCGCCTATACGTTCGGGTACTGGCTCACGAAGAAGACCTGGTGCGTGTTGTTGGAAGTCTCGGACCGGACGATGGCGGGGCTGGCCCAATATCTGTTCCGTGATACGTGCCGGACAGCCTTGTCCCACGGTGCTGAATTTATCAATACGATGGACGATGCCGGCCTTGCGGGTCTACGTTCATCCAAGCAGGCCTATCGTCCCATCACCGGAATTCAGAATTTCGCGTGTTACAAAGCGGCTGCCCCATGA
- a CDS encoding TIGR04283 family arsenosugar biosynthesis glycosyltransferase, whose amino-acid sequence MTISVVIPVLNEEGRISRAITDSADLGFDEILIVDGGSADRTVALIEDHMRGGTPPAHPPLRLVFSAPGRASQMNRGASAAQGDVLLFLHADTQLPRSARRSIENALSDRRAVGGRFDVGFDSPSAWAGTISTFMNYRSRLTGICTGDQAIFVRSTVFREMGGFADIPLMEDIEFSRRLKHHGKHVALRERVTTSFRRWERRGPLKTVLLMWALRSLYWLGVAPGRLHSWYGTVR is encoded by the coding sequence GTGACCATCAGCGTCGTCATCCCTGTCTTGAACGAAGAAGGGAGAATCTCGCGCGCGATCACAGATTCGGCGGATCTTGGTTTCGACGAAATTCTCATCGTGGACGGAGGAAGCGCGGACCGGACCGTTGCGCTGATCGAAGACCACATGCGAGGTGGAACCCCACCGGCACACCCTCCTCTTCGACTTGTGTTTTCGGCTCCTGGCCGTGCCTCGCAAATGAATCGGGGAGCCTCCGCCGCGCAGGGCGATGTGCTGCTGTTCCTCCATGCCGATACGCAATTGCCCCGCTCCGCCAGACGCTCGATTGAAAACGCACTGTCGGACCGCCGCGCCGTCGGCGGTCGGTTTGATGTGGGGTTCGACTCTCCATCGGCGTGGGCCGGCACGATCAGCACATTCATGAATTACCGGTCACGCCTCACCGGCATTTGCACCGGCGACCAAGCCATCTTTGTCAGGAGCACGGTTTTTCGGGAGATGGGGGGATTTGCGGATATTCCTCTCATGGAGGATATAGAATTCAGCCGCAGACTGAAACACCACGGCAAACACGTGGCACTGAGAGAACGGGTGACGACTTCCTTTCGGAGATGGGAACGTCGAGGCCCGCTTAAAACGGTCTTGTTGATGTGGGCGCTCCGCTCGCTCTATTGGTTGGGGGTCGCCCCCGGCCGTTTGCATTCGTGGTATGGCACAGTCCGCTAA
- a CDS encoding PAS domain S-box protein, with amino-acid sequence MNTQNFNRPNSLQRYRWLPQLIVLVTLMAVAVGVLLLWSVERRLVSAAGEELTVAAAEVTDKLDRLLHERHGDILMMAHAFSLRAHDPVHLVSYLERMKTHYAPVYLWLGVTDAHGTMIAATNPALQGHDFRTADWFRWVRDEKSVLIAGVRAHEADDVETVAFSAPILGADGMLRGVVTTRVAVPALEEVTTGTVRSLKNRQQFTGPVAYQMIASDGMVFADSDVSRKGAHKAAADQSPAFEAARKGEAGFIEEEYRGTRVVTGYARTKGPGDLSAPQWHVLMRMDRDRVLEPIKSILWKLALSGVVVWLPMLLLLYWSTRKLRNEYQQAQQEGAWARAAEAALLQSQERNRAIVDTALDGLVTIDSGGMITDWNGQASTIFGWPREEALGRSLSELIIPLRDREAHLRGLRHFLNSGESHILNRRIEVIALHRSGREFPVELAISPVRIGDTFFFSAFARDITERREAETKLRESEARYRSVVNALDEGVVVIDVQGGIRTANTSAERILGLPLTELTKRAVGDPNWKAIHEDGTPYRSEEFPAAVTLRTGKPCSGMILGLYKPNGELRWLDVNSRPLHLKGDVAPSAVVVSFSDISQRKRAEERLAAQYAVTRVLAESRMFDEAIPKIIQAVGQNLEWDCGVFWRVDKVKGVLRCIDQWQHSSLKNDRFETATWHYAFKPGEGLPGRIWETGKPAWVADVCDDQQFASREDVRSSGFHGAIGFPVQVGGEVEGVIELFSRQVRVPDQELLKMIEDMTLKIGQLGERTRTEDALRQTEAQLQHSQKMEAVGRLAGGVAHDFNNLLTVIRGYSELLLARLESGDSMRKDVEEVKKAADRATGLTRQLLAFSRRQFIAQKVIDLNALVMNMDGMLRRLMGEDMIELCAELAPQIGGIRADPGQMEQVIMNLAVNARDAMPKGGKLTIETRNVTIGKQPRHEAIGVDPGSYVMLAVRDTGHGMDADTRSHMFEPFFTTKDKGKGTGLGLSTVYGIVKQSNGNIRVESVPGQGTVFRIYFPLIAEDAQVATGPGDIPAPAYGKETILLVEDEPAVRGLVHETLRLHGYTVLEARHGIEALMTVAKHNGPIHLLLTDVVMPQMSGPEVAEKLQSIRPGTKVLYMSGYPDHPVFEQGGVSKGTAFLPKPFTPNVLAKKVRDVLDGVKVA; translated from the coding sequence ATGAATACGCAGAATTTTAATCGTCCCAACAGCCTCCAACGTTATCGCTGGCTTCCGCAACTCATCGTGCTCGTCACGCTCATGGCGGTGGCGGTGGGTGTGTTGCTCCTCTGGAGCGTGGAGCGCCGTCTGGTGTCTGCCGCCGGCGAAGAGTTAACGGTTGCGGCTGCGGAAGTCACGGACAAATTGGACCGTTTGCTCCATGAGCGTCACGGCGATATCCTGATGATGGCGCACGCATTTTCCTTGCGCGCACACGATCCGGTCCACCTAGTAAGCTATCTGGAACGTATGAAGACGCACTATGCGCCCGTCTACCTCTGGCTGGGCGTGACGGACGCGCACGGGACCATGATTGCCGCCACGAACCCTGCTCTTCAGGGACATGATTTCCGAACGGCCGACTGGTTCCGATGGGTTCGGGACGAAAAGTCGGTGCTGATTGCGGGTGTTCGGGCTCACGAGGCCGACGACGTGGAGACGGTGGCTTTTTCAGCTCCCATTCTCGGCGCCGACGGCATGCTTAGGGGTGTGGTCACGACCCGCGTAGCGGTCCCCGCGCTGGAGGAGGTGACGACAGGTACGGTTCGATCCTTGAAGAACCGTCAACAGTTTACGGGCCCCGTAGCCTATCAGATGATCGCAAGCGACGGAATGGTGTTCGCCGACTCGGATGTGTCCCGTAAAGGCGCCCACAAGGCAGCGGCGGACCAAAGTCCTGCATTCGAGGCCGCCCGCAAGGGCGAAGCAGGGTTCATCGAAGAGGAGTATCGCGGTACGAGGGTCGTAACGGGATATGCCCGTACGAAAGGTCCGGGCGATCTGTCCGCACCCCAGTGGCATGTCCTGATGCGCATGGACCGGGATCGCGTCCTGGAGCCGATCAAGTCGATACTCTGGAAGCTGGCTCTGTCCGGGGTGGTCGTATGGCTGCCCATGCTGCTTCTGCTCTACTGGTCAACCAGAAAATTGCGAAATGAATACCAGCAGGCTCAACAGGAAGGCGCGTGGGCTCGCGCGGCCGAGGCGGCGCTGCTGCAGAGTCAGGAGCGCAATCGCGCCATCGTCGATACGGCGCTTGACGGGCTGGTCACCATTGATTCCGGCGGTATGATCACCGATTGGAATGGCCAGGCCTCAACCATATTCGGCTGGCCACGCGAGGAAGCCTTGGGGCGGAGCCTTTCCGAATTGATCATTCCATTGCGGGATCGCGAGGCCCACTTGCGCGGATTGCGCCATTTTCTCAACAGCGGCGAGAGTCACATCCTGAATCGTCGCATCGAAGTCATCGCCCTGCATCGTAGCGGGCGGGAATTTCCGGTCGAACTGGCGATTTCTCCTGTCCGCATCGGCGACACCTTTTTCTTCAGCGCGTTTGCGCGGGATATCACCGAGCGGCGGGAAGCCGAAACGAAGCTCAGGGAGAGCGAGGCCCGATACCGATCGGTGGTCAATGCTCTCGACGAGGGTGTCGTCGTCATCGATGTTCAGGGCGGCATTCGCACTGCCAACACCAGCGCCGAACGCATTCTCGGACTTCCCCTCACCGAATTGACGAAGCGGGCGGTCGGTGACCCCAATTGGAAGGCCATTCACGAAGACGGCACGCCCTATCGCAGCGAAGAGTTTCCCGCCGCCGTCACGTTACGAACGGGGAAACCCTGTTCGGGCATGATCCTGGGACTCTACAAGCCCAACGGAGAGCTACGGTGGCTGGATGTCAATTCGAGGCCGCTGCATCTCAAGGGGGACGTAGCTCCTTCGGCGGTCGTGGTGTCATTTTCCGATATCAGCCAACGAAAAAGGGCTGAAGAGCGGTTGGCCGCGCAATATGCGGTGACGAGAGTATTGGCGGAGTCCCGCATGTTCGACGAAGCCATTCCCAAGATCATCCAGGCAGTCGGACAAAATCTCGAATGGGACTGCGGGGTCTTCTGGCGGGTGGATAAAGTCAAGGGTGTGCTGCGGTGCATCGATCAGTGGCAACACTCATCGCTCAAGAACGACCGGTTCGAAACGGCGACCTGGCACTACGCATTCAAACCCGGCGAGGGTTTGCCCGGGAGAATCTGGGAAACCGGAAAGCCTGCCTGGGTTGCAGATGTCTGTGACGACCAGCAGTTTGCGAGCCGGGAGGATGTACGCTCGTCGGGATTTCATGGGGCCATCGGTTTTCCCGTTCAAGTGGGAGGGGAAGTCGAAGGCGTGATCGAACTCTTCAGCCGGCAGGTGCGGGTGCCGGATCAAGAACTGTTGAAGATGATCGAAGATATGACACTCAAGATCGGTCAGCTCGGAGAACGCACGCGGACAGAGGATGCCTTGCGTCAAACGGAAGCGCAGCTCCAACACTCTCAGAAAATGGAGGCTGTCGGACGTCTTGCCGGAGGGGTGGCCCACGACTTCAACAACCTGCTCACGGTGATCCGGGGATATAGCGAATTGCTGCTTGCCCGTCTCGAAAGCGGCGATTCGATGCGAAAGGATGTGGAAGAAGTCAAGAAGGCGGCTGATCGTGCGACCGGCCTGACCCGCCAGCTGCTCGCCTTTAGCCGACGGCAATTCATTGCGCAGAAGGTCATCGATCTCAACGCGCTCGTGATGAACATGGATGGCATGTTACGCCGTCTCATGGGGGAAGACATGATCGAACTCTGCGCCGAGCTGGCTCCCCAAATCGGCGGCATTCGCGCCGATCCAGGCCAGATGGAGCAGGTCATCATGAATCTGGCCGTCAACGCCCGGGATGCCATGCCGAAAGGCGGAAAACTCACGATCGAGACGCGTAACGTCACGATCGGCAAGCAGCCCAGACACGAAGCGATAGGTGTCGATCCCGGATCCTACGTCATGCTGGCTGTCCGTGATACGGGTCACGGGATGGATGCCGACACGCGGTCACACATGTTCGAACCGTTCTTTACCACTAAGGATAAAGGAAAGGGCACCGGCCTGGGTCTCTCGACGGTCTACGGCATTGTCAAACAGAGTAACGGCAATATTCGGGTTGAAAGCGTTCCAGGCCAGGGGACGGTCTTCCGCATCTATTTCCCGTTGATTGCCGAGGACGCCCAGGTGGCTACCGGACCCGGAGACATTCCGGCCCCGGCTTACGGCAAGGAAACCATTCTATTGGTCGAGGACGAGCCGGCCGTGCGCGGATTGGTCCACGAAACATTGCGATTGCACGGATACACCGTACTGGAAGCCCGTCACGGCATCGAAGCGCTCATGACGGTGGCGAAACATAATGGCCCGATTCATCTCCTGTTGACGGACGTCGTCATGCCGCAGATGAGCGGACCGGAGGTGGCCGAAAAATTACAATCGATCCGTCCGGGAACCAAAGTCCTCTATATGTCCGGTTATCCCGATCATCCCGTCTTCGAGCAAGGCGGCGTGTCGAAAGGAACGGCCTTTCTTCCGAAGCCGTTTACGCCGAATGTCCTCGCAAAAAAGGTTCGCGACGTACTGGACGGTGTGAAGGTCGCCTAG
- a CDS encoding GGDEF domain-containing protein → MTPSDRPQYDPRTLLNSQQLIITVIDPVTYKVVFQNQTSQAKFGDISSRTCHEHIAGCEVPCTFCKLPKTIETGLPTASEVPLPNDEHLLVQWSKVQTTSGETHIVETITDITDLKRQQAETDRLVKKLSATNRDLIQANQLLQDQSVRDSLTGLYNHSHFEQTLKHLCALALRAMRPLSLLFVDLDNFKQINDLYGHTTGDQVLREIGWLLDSQQGPDRGIARASDFAARYGGEEFALILPDTSMDGALSAAERLRLRVTTLTMLPELSALKSRSFSLTCSVGVASFPIHAGNPNDLVVAADNAVYAAKRAGKNCVRMAVPAAPPPPASDPLVGS, encoded by the coding sequence ATGACCCCATCGGACCGGCCCCAATATGATCCTCGGACGTTACTGAACTCACAACAGCTCATCATCACCGTCATCGATCCCGTGACCTACAAGGTCGTATTCCAAAATCAGACCTCGCAAGCAAAATTTGGAGACATTTCGAGCAGGACCTGTCATGAACACATTGCCGGCTGCGAAGTGCCTTGCACATTTTGCAAGCTGCCGAAAACGATCGAGACGGGTCTTCCGACGGCAAGCGAAGTGCCGCTACCAAACGATGAACATCTCCTCGTGCAATGGTCCAAGGTTCAAACGACGTCGGGCGAAACACACATCGTCGAGACCATTACCGATATTACAGACCTTAAACGCCAACAGGCGGAGACAGACCGCCTGGTCAAGAAGCTGTCAGCCACCAATCGCGACCTGATCCAGGCCAATCAACTGCTGCAAGATCAATCCGTACGGGATAGCTTGACTGGGTTGTATAACCACTCGCATTTCGAGCAAACACTCAAGCACCTCTGCGCGCTGGCGCTGCGTGCGATGCGACCCTTGTCATTGCTGTTTGTCGACCTCGACAATTTCAAACAGATCAACGACCTCTATGGCCACACGACCGGAGACCAAGTGCTGAGGGAAATTGGCTGGCTGCTGGATAGCCAGCAGGGGCCAGATCGCGGGATCGCCCGAGCCAGTGATTTCGCGGCCCGGTACGGCGGTGAGGAGTTCGCCCTGATACTTCCCGATACATCGATGGATGGAGCGCTGAGTGCGGCTGAACGGCTCCGCCTCCGCGTCACGACCCTCACCATGCTTCCCGAGTTGTCCGCACTAAAATCCCGGTCCTTCTCATTGACGTGCAGCGTGGGAGTCGCATCATTTCCGATTCACGCCGGCAATCCGAATGATCTCGTTGTTGCCGCAGACAACGCCGTGTATGCCGCCAAGCGCGCAGGAAAAAACTGCGTGCGCATGGCTGTACCGGCGGCCCCGCCTCCCCCCGCATCAGATCCTCTTGTAGGATCATAG